The genomic interval GAAGCATGGCGGGCCCCATGCTGAGGTTCATGCCCTGAAAGCAGCAGGTGAGGCGGCACGCGGCGCAACCTTGTTCGTAACACTCGAACCGTGTTGCCACTTCGGGAAAACGCCGCCCTGCTCGCGCGCGGTCATCGCCGCCGGCATCAAGCGGGTGATCGTCGCCATGCCCGACCCCGCACCGCATGTCGATGGCGGTGGGATCCGTGAACTGCGAGCGGCGGGAATTGACGTCGAAGTGGGACTGCTTGAGGCCGACGCACGGCGGATGGTCGCGCCATTCGTTCAACTGATCACCCAACAGAGACCGTGGTTTCATGCCAAGTGGGCGATGACGCTGGACGGAAAAATCGCCACAGGAACGGGCCATTCTCAGTGGATCACAAACGCGGCATCTCGCGCCATCGTGCATCAATTACGCGGTCGTATGGATGCGATCATGATTGGGATCGGAACGGCGCTCGCAGATGATCCGCAACTGACGGCACGCCCTTCTGGCCCCCGTGTCGCTCTGCGAATTGTGATTGATAGTCGAGTCCGGCTTCCGCTTACCTCGAAACTCGTCCAAACAGCACGGGAGATTCCGGTGCTTGTCATCGCAACCGCCGACGCCCCTCACGAGCGAATTGCCGCTCTGCAATCCTTGGGCGTCGAGACCTGCATCGTCGGCGTGGATGCCGCCGGCCATGCGTCACTGGTCGACGTCGCAGATGAATTGGGACGCCGTCGGCTCACGAATGTGCTGGTCGAAGGTGGCGGCCAGTTGCTGGGTGGCCTGTTTGACTTGGGTTACATCAACGAAGCCCATGCCTTCATCGCCCCAAAGCTGATTGGAGGAGCGGATTCGCCCACACCGATCGGCGGACGCGGGCTCGCGATGGTTCCGACCGAAGCGTCACTCGAATCACCTGAGATCGAACTGATCGAGGGCGACCTCTATGTCCATGGTCCCGTACGTCGGCAAGCCTGACGTGCAGGACCATCAATTCCGCTCGTCAGCACACGCAAGACAAAGCGCGATCGAGAACTCCCAAAGGCAAAAGCAGAGGCCGCCGATGGTGGCGACCTCTGCTTTTCGATTGATCTCAAGATGCTAGTCGCATCAGTTTAGTTCATTTTCCACAGGTCCCTGGAACATTGACAGCACCACCCTGGCAGGGATCCGACACGCAAGCCGTTTGAATCGGAACTTGGCGGCAGACCGTGCGAGGTACGCAGATCACTTTGGTTTCGACGATCTGGCGTGGGGTACAGTAGCTCTTGGTCACCATCTTGGTCTCACAGACCTGGCGGCAGGTGGTGTAAGGAACGCGACGGGTACAAACTTGCTGGGTCATCGTGCAAGTCGTGTAAGGAACCTTCTTGGTGACTGTTTCGCAGGTCCATGAGCAGGTCGTATAAGGAACCTTCTTGGTCACCGTTTCGCAGGTCCACGAGCAGGTCGTATAAGGAACCTTCTTGGTCACCGTCTCACAGGTCCACGAGCAAGTCGTATAGGGAACTTGCTTCGTGACCGTGTGCTGTTCGTAGCGAACGCAGGTGTAAGGAACTTGCTTCGTGTACGATTCGGGAATCTTGCGACAGACCGTGTATGGCTGTTGGCAGTGACGAACTTCCTGCTCCATGCGGGTGCAAGTGATCGTTCGCATTTCCGTGCGGGGCACCCATCGTTTGCAGCAGACCGTGCGGCAGGTCTGTTCGCATTCAGTGCGGCAGCAACCAGGCTTGTAGCAGCAGCGGCAGGTGCATGGATCCCATTCCCACGTCCCCGGATCGCAGATGCATTTCTGGACGACGGGGCCTGGAACTTGCTTCGTTTCCGTCACCCAATCTCCGGTGCAGTAAGGAACTTGCTTGGTTTCACAAACAGGTTTGCAAACGGTGTAGCAGACGTCGCGGTAGCAAGTCTGGGTTTCCGTTCGGTAGCGAGTACAGCAGACTTCACGATACTTCGTTTCACAAACTGGCTTGCAGATGTTGCAGCAGACGGTGCGGTAGCACGTCTGGAAGCATGGCTTACGAATCGTGCAGCAGACATCGCGGTAGCACGTCTGGAAGTTGGGTTTGCGAATCGTGCAGCAGACATCGCGGTAGCAGGTCTGAATGCAAGGCTTACGAATCGTGCAGCAGACATCGCGATAGCACGTCTGGTACACCGGCTT from Schlesneria paludicola DSM 18645 carries:
- the ribD gene encoding bifunctional diaminohydroxyphosphoribosylaminopyrimidine deaminase/5-amino-6-(5-phosphoribosylamino)uracil reductase RibD — its product is MTDPLPFAQETMRRALMLAERGRGAVEPNPVVGAIVVNDFGQILGEGWHQKHGGPHAEVHALKAAGEAARGATLFVTLEPCCHFGKTPPCSRAVIAAGIKRVIVAMPDPAPHVDGGGIRELRAAGIDVEVGLLEADARRMVAPFVQLITQQRPWFHAKWAMTLDGKIATGTGHSQWITNAASRAIVHQLRGRMDAIMIGIGTALADDPQLTARPSGPRVALRIVIDSRVRLPLTSKLVQTAREIPVLVIATADAPHERIAALQSLGVETCIVGVDAAGHASLVDVADELGRRRLTNVLVEGGGQLLGGLFDLGYINEAHAFIAPKLIGGADSPTPIGGRGLAMVPTEASLESPEIELIEGDLYVHGPVRRQA